A genomic stretch from uncultured Cohaesibacter sp. includes:
- a CDS encoding phage portal protein: MDLINRIKSAVVRSLTIREPNGWVSDASRADSGELVTFETAMALSAVWSCVNLLSGTIGTLPLSIYQKKGDSRVEAVNHPLYSVLHESPNFNQTAVDFWEFMAASLELKGNAYARKVKTGNRIVSLEPIYAEILVTKNKDGSLRYRWTEDGISFDTSETDVLHIRGFGGNALGGFSTLRFARNSFGIARAVDKSAGSTFKNGLRPSGALTFERFLNEEQRKIVEERLVEKFLGAVNSGRPLILEGGTKWEPLTINPEDAQMLESRKFSVEEICRFFGVPPHMVGHTEKNTSFGTGLEQQTLSFIKFTLRRRLKRIEQALKKQLLSPADRAAGFYVEFNLEGLLRGDSKGRANFYQSGLNNGWLTINEVRQRENLPPVEGGNVPRMQMQNVPITEAGNAN; encoded by the coding sequence GTGGACCTAATCAATCGCATCAAGTCGGCTGTTGTTCGCAGCCTGACGATACGCGAGCCGAATGGCTGGGTGTCTGATGCATCGCGCGCAGACAGTGGCGAACTTGTCACCTTTGAAACCGCCATGGCGCTTTCTGCGGTCTGGTCCTGTGTCAATCTGCTTTCCGGCACAATCGGCACCTTGCCGCTATCCATCTATCAGAAGAAAGGCGATAGCCGGGTTGAAGCGGTCAATCACCCTCTCTATTCGGTGCTGCATGAAAGTCCGAACTTCAATCAAACTGCGGTTGATTTTTGGGAATTCATGGCCGCGTCGCTTGAGCTGAAAGGCAACGCCTATGCTCGCAAGGTGAAGACAGGCAACCGGATTGTTTCGCTTGAGCCGATCTATGCCGAGATACTTGTCACAAAAAACAAAGATGGCAGCTTGCGCTATCGCTGGACAGAAGACGGGATCAGTTTTGATACATCTGAGACTGATGTCTTGCATATTCGAGGCTTTGGCGGCAATGCGCTTGGCGGCTTTTCGACGCTGCGTTTTGCACGCAATTCCTTCGGGATCGCACGGGCCGTGGACAAGTCGGCGGGCTCGACCTTTAAAAATGGTTTGCGTCCGAGCGGTGCCCTGACCTTTGAGAGGTTCCTCAATGAAGAGCAACGCAAGATTGTTGAAGAACGGCTCGTCGAAAAATTCCTTGGTGCGGTCAATTCGGGGCGTCCGCTCATTCTGGAAGGCGGCACCAAATGGGAGCCGCTTACGATCAATCCTGAAGACGCGCAAATGCTGGAAAGCCGCAAATTCTCGGTTGAAGAGATTTGCCGGTTTTTCGGGGTGCCGCCGCATATGGTCGGCCATACGGAAAAGAACACGTCATTCGGCACCGGCCTTGAGCAGCAAACCCTCAGTTTCATCAAATTCACTTTGCGGCGGCGTTTGAAGCGCATCGAGCAGGCTTTGAAGAAACAGCTTTTAAGCCCTGCAGATCGCGCGGCGGGCTTCTATGTCGAATTCAATCTTGAAGGCCTGTTGCGCGGTGACAGCAAGGGGCGCGCCAACTTCTACCAATCGGGCTTGAATAACGGCTGGCTGACCATCAACGAAGTGAGACAGCGCGAAAATCTGCCACCTGTTGAGGGGGGCAATGTGCCGCGCATGCAAATGCAGAATGTGCCGATTACGGAGGCGGGAAATGCAAATTGA